In one Sphingobium indicum B90A genomic region, the following are encoded:
- a CDS encoding BrnT family toxin, with amino-acid sequence MRFSWHPAKAESNLRKHGISFETAASAFADPFALSVHDRIEGGEQRWQTLGLVEGHLLLLVAHTVAEDDDDGEYVEIIHIISARKADRKERRRYEEERR; translated from the coding sequence ATGCGCTTTTCCTGGCACCCAGCCAAAGCCGAGAGCAATCTGAGAAAGCATGGCATCAGTTTCGAGACGGCCGCCAGCGCCTTCGCAGACCCCTTTGCGCTTAGCGTGCATGATCGGATCGAAGGCGGCGAGCAACGATGGCAGACCTTGGGCCTGGTCGAAGGACATTTACTCCTGCTGGTGGCCCACACCGTCGCTGAGGATGACGACGACGGCGAATATGTGGAGATCATCCATATCATTTCGGCCCGAAAAGCCGATCGAAAGGAAAGACGACGTTATGAAGAAGAAAGACGCTGA
- a CDS encoding BrnA antitoxin family protein, which yields MKKKDADTVRFQLDPGNLPPLTEAQKAELDALQAMPDSGIDYSDAPTLTEDFWKTAERGRFYKPIKQQVTARLDADVLAWLKSQGKGYQARMNAILRREMLAAAKERRHA from the coding sequence ATGAAGAAGAAAGACGCTGATACCGTCCGCTTCCAGCTCGATCCGGGCAATCTGCCCCCCTTGACCGAGGCACAGAAGGCCGAGCTGGATGCCCTGCAGGCGATGCCGGATAGCGGTATCGACTATAGTGATGCCCCGACGCTGACAGAGGATTTCTGGAAGACCGCCGAGCGTGGACGGTTCTATAAGCCGATCAAGCAGCAGGTAACGGCGCGGCTCGACGCCGATGTGCTTGCTTGGCTCAAATCCCAGGGCAAGGGCTATCAGGCTCGCATGAACGCAATCCTTCGGCGCGAGATGTTGGCGGCTGCGAAGGAGCGCCGACACGCTTGA